A part of Sandaracinaceae bacterium genomic DNA contains:
- a CDS encoding diiron oxygenase, which translates to MRKDRRDQVLRVLALRSRGAAARTTSALEWPERLSGGLWWTSPDLVSLAGTEVFQSMPLDQQQALARHEAINFFSLNIHGERLLAEGILRYLHREADPLRHAYLHHMLEEEIEHMATFSRFCERYHGGFYESRYVPMPREQSPREEALCFFAGILVFEERVDYYNRVNAADPRVEPLVREINRRHHEDEVRHLAFGRIIVRELVDEAQSASDPRELERVRTYLRAFVSASRQEYTNPDVYRDAGLASPFAVRRVALASHSTQAREARALRRLHRVLSPMGLLDAGELHV; encoded by the coding sequence ATGCGGAAAGACAGAAGAGATCAGGTGCTCCGCGTGCTCGCTCTTCGTTCGCGAGGCGCCGCAGCGCGAACCACGTCTGCCCTCGAGTGGCCTGAACGGCTCAGCGGGGGTCTCTGGTGGACCTCTCCCGACCTCGTGTCGCTGGCGGGGACGGAAGTCTTCCAGTCGATGCCCCTCGACCAGCAGCAAGCGCTCGCGCGGCACGAAGCGATCAACTTCTTCAGCCTGAACATCCACGGAGAGAGGCTGCTCGCCGAGGGCATTCTCCGGTACCTGCATCGCGAGGCGGATCCGCTCCGCCACGCGTACCTGCACCACATGCTCGAGGAGGAGATCGAGCACATGGCGACGTTCTCCCGATTCTGTGAGCGGTACCACGGAGGGTTCTACGAGAGCCGCTACGTGCCCATGCCGCGCGAGCAGAGCCCGCGTGAGGAGGCCCTCTGTTTCTTTGCGGGCATCCTCGTGTTCGAGGAGCGCGTGGACTACTACAACCGTGTGAACGCGGCCGACCCGCGGGTGGAACCGTTGGTTCGAGAGATCAACCGCCGGCACCATGAGGACGAGGTCCGACATCTCGCCTTTGGACGCATCATCGTCCGTGAGCTGGTGGACGAGGCGCAGAGCGCGTCCGACCCGCGCGAACTCGAGCGCGTGCGCACGTACCTGCGGGCGTTCGTGTCGGCGAGCCGACAAGAGTACACGAACCCAGACGTCTATCGCGACGCCGGGCTCGCTTCGCCCTTCGCGGTCCGCCGGGTCGCGCTCGCGTCCCACTCCACGCAGGCTCGCGAAGCACGCGCGCTTCGGCGTCTCCATCGTGTGCTCTCGCCCATGGGGCTCCTC
- a CDS encoding DUF3419 family protein — MSAPLDRLVYAQNWEDPLLEMEALAIRPTDVVVATAGGGCTALSLLASAPKTLFVVDRSEAQLRVVALKQAAVCALGERALEFLDPSASFARGESWPEVRARLREDDARYWDARLGMIERGVLGEGRAERFIALLGRLLRAFVHPRARMERLLLEEDREARARFYDASWNTRRYRLVFRGLHRRVLERALGGEFYTHVAGVDVGAALHARAERCLREQSGRDNYFLSRMLLGVFPTGASGRPPYLAMPGVLAVRAYGDCVRLVHSGMLEFLATLEASSVDKLYLSNIDEWMSDDERRVLFEEVARVARPGAVITSRALLAARPFPPSVRATILPDEARSEALGLRDRAFINARFCVATVNKEVP; from the coding sequence ATGAGCGCTCCGCTGGACAGGCTCGTCTACGCCCAGAACTGGGAAGACCCTCTGCTGGAGATGGAGGCGCTCGCCATCCGTCCGACCGACGTGGTCGTTGCCACGGCAGGCGGAGGCTGCACCGCACTCTCGCTGCTCGCGTCTGCACCCAAGACGCTCTTCGTAGTAGACCGTAGCGAGGCACAGCTGCGTGTCGTCGCGCTCAAGCAGGCGGCGGTGTGTGCGCTCGGCGAGCGTGCGCTCGAGTTCCTCGACCCGTCCGCATCCTTCGCGCGGGGTGAGTCGTGGCCCGAGGTTCGTGCGCGGCTCCGCGAAGACGACGCGCGCTACTGGGATGCGCGGCTCGGGATGATCGAGCGAGGCGTCCTCGGCGAGGGTCGCGCGGAGCGCTTCATCGCGTTGCTCGGCCGCCTCCTGCGGGCCTTCGTGCATCCGAGGGCGCGCATGGAGCGGCTGCTCCTCGAGGAGGACCGGGAGGCTCGCGCTCGCTTCTACGACGCATCGTGGAACACCCGACGCTATCGCTTGGTGTTTCGCGGGCTCCACAGGCGGGTACTCGAGCGAGCGCTCGGCGGCGAGTTCTACACACACGTTGCGGGTGTGGACGTGGGGGCGGCGCTTCACGCTCGTGCCGAGCGTTGTCTGCGTGAACAGTCCGGTCGCGACAACTATTTCCTCTCACGCATGCTGCTCGGCGTGTTTCCAACGGGCGCCTCGGGACGGCCGCCCTACCTGGCCATGCCCGGTGTTTTGGCCGTGCGCGCATACGGCGACTGCGTGCGTCTCGTTCACTCCGGCATGCTCGAATTTCTGGCCACGCTCGAGGCTAGCAGCGTGGACAAGCTCTATCTGTCGAACATCGACGAGTGGATGAGCGATGACGAGCGCCGTGTGCTCTTCGAAGAGGTGGCGCGCGTGGCTCGTCCGGGCGCGGTGATCACCTCACGAGCGCTGCTCGCCGCCCGCCCGTTCCCGCCTTCCGTGCGGGCCACCATCCTTCCGGACGAAGCGCGCTCGGAGGCACTGGGACTCCGGGACCGCGCGTTCATCAACGCGCGATTCTGTGTGGCCACCGTCAACAAGGAAGTGCCATGA